gtatgtagcatgcttggataaagggctaccaagttttttcaaatagatgaccttgaccctcattcaaggtcacaggggttaaatatgctaacatctttaaattacttcttcttgataaccaaaaggccctgagacccaatattaagcctgtagcatgctatgATAAATGGCTACAaaatgaagggctacaaagtctgttcaaatggatgaccttgaccttcattcaatgtcacatgtGTTAAATATGCCAAAATAGTTTAACTACTTCTTCTACAAAAAGGCCCGCGGGATCctatattaggtctgtagcatgcttggataaagggctaccaagtttgttccaatggatgaccttgaccttcattcaaggtcacatgggtcaaatatgctaaaatctttaaatgacttcttgataaccaaaaggccccgATACCCCATTTTCCCCATATTAGGTCTGTGGCATGCCGGAATGAAGagctacaaaatttgttcaaatggataaccttgaccttcattagcagtcacaggggttaaatatgccaaaatctttaaacaacatcttcttgatgaccaagaggcccagagagcTCTTATTGCATTTGTAGCATTTTGGGGAAAAGGGCGAtgaagattgttcaaatgattgacattttccctcattcaaggtcaaaggggtcaaatatgcttaaatctttaaacaacttcttcttgataaccaggGGCCCAGAGATCAAATATTTGGTTTGTATCATGCTTGGATGAAGAGCTACCACGTTTGATCAAATggattaccttgaccttcattcaaggtcacaggggtcaaatatgctaaatcTTTTTAACAAATTCTTCTTGATAACAAAGCTTgacctagagacctgatattgcaTTTGTAGCATTCAtgggtaaagggctataacAAACCTTCATTGAAGGTCCCAGAGGTCAaacatgctaaaatatatcaaaattaaggtgaccgttaaggcccatggaccttttgtttttctttttagtAATTTTAATTTCCTCCAAATCTTTTATAGATGAGAAGAATTCAGTTGAAGCTGAAGAGGAAAGTCTGGATGCTGTCAGGAGGTACTTATTTACTTGCTTGGagttaaaataaatgtttgttattgtcaGATGCATATGTTAAAATTAGTTTTGGCTTACAGTTGAGAGTGACActaatgatacatgtactgtgTATGAGAGGACTGGTTTTAAATTAAGAGATTATTTGTGACTCATAATTTGGGCTTATGTGAAACAACTGTCTTGGAGGAATTTCAGGATAATTCCGCTCAGCTCGGCATTGTATGTCAATCAAGCACtttgttttttatcaattagGTTGAAAATATGTCGGGGGACATATTGGTGAAATGATAGACAATCtatgataattattataaagCAATATCTTTCAAGTAGATAACTAACTATagggtattttacatgtacCATTGATATTGTTTCTAGAGAAAATGGAAAGAAAATGTTGTTGAAAATTGATGAGATAAGTGAAAGACTGAAAGCAATTGAAAAAGAAGCCGAAGAAAAAAGCTTGGGACTACATCAAACAGGACAAGGAAAAGAAACAATGAAGAAGACATGCTGTGATGCTGTGTCCATGACACCACAGGAGAAAAATCTCCTTTTTCAGCTACAACAGGTAAATACCTCATCGCTATCCTGATGAGATATGTTCCGACCAGGTAGATGGTGGGTTTATATATTGAAAAGTCCCATTAAGGTCTTGCCTCTGACCATATAAAACAGTTTACTACTGCTGTCAAGTGTTTATACTGTCAACAATGTTGAAGCCATTGCTGGAACTCTGGTTTTCATGGAATGTCTTTAGAAATATGAACATATTCTAAAGTGGGGTATTTGTTTTACTTTGATAACATTTATGTtaaatgtaaaaacattttCGGTTACTGTGTATCATATCATATCTGTTATTTGTGctgttgtatgtctgtatggaTTAAATTAAAACtgtaattttgtattgatttcatttggaaatttatttcaattttaaggAAAGAGAAGACAGAAAGAGGATGGAGTCTTTAGCATTTCAAATGCATGCACCATCACCTCTTTTTCCGCAGTATGGTTTGATGTCAAGGCAGTGTTTGTCTGAAGAAAACTTTCCAGTTCAGGGACAATCCTTCATAGAGTCTGATAGGCAAAGACTCCACCGTCAGCTATTATGTTGTACACCAGAAATCTTACATCACCAGAATTTTAATACAGAACATCTTAACATGAGCCGTAACTGCCAAGAATACCCACGTAGAGTTCAGAATGTTGGTTGTCCTGTAGACCATGGATCCTGTGTCATAGCACCTGATGCAAATACAAGAATACCCATCACAAATCATCCAGGCACACAATATAATTCTAGGAATGCAAATTCTTTGCAAGAAATAAATGCAGATTGTGAAACAATTCATCATTATTCTGAGCAGCCTTCAAGTAATACTCAAATTAAAAGTTTTCCCACAAAAATAAATCCTTTAAAAAGTTATCTCCTGGACCATCGAGGGGACAGAGACAGGGATAATCATTGTCCAGAAAGTTATGAGAATAAAAGATGTTCTACATCAAACATCAATGGCCTGGACTTAAACAAAGGCCAGGAAGGTGTCAGTGAAATTGATCAAATGGCTGATACTACTATAAATGACAAGTGTGAAAGTTCAAGTAGGATCACTTCAGGGAAGAACATAGCTAGCTCTAATTTGTTATATCCAGATGTAGGACCAGAAGGATTGGCACAAGCTGATAGAGAGGTTAAGATACATGAGGAACCAATGACGGTAACATCTACCTCTGCAACAGACATACCCAAAAGGTCAACCTCAAGTGATCATTTTACAGACAGTCCTCTGAAAATATCGGAGAAGACACCTGTTAAAGAAAAGGGCAGAAGTTCACATCCTCAGGAATCCAGGACAAATGTTTCTAGCAATGTTTTAACGAACAAATCCCAAAACTCATGTAGTGAAAGAAATTACAGTACAAGTTTCACAGGTGATAATAATGCGAGCTGTGAACTCAACTCTTCTGTGGCAAAGTCATGTTCAATTACTAAGAGTGagaaaaataatgtgtttgtcAAACCAAAGCCTCCTCCAATGGCCAGTTGCTATTTAACACCAGTAAAGCGCCCTGTTAATACAAGAATGACTCCATCACTAGATAGCAGGTGTTGGTCATATTCATCAGTCAGGAGTGGACCATCATTGTATCCAAAATCAAACCTTGAAGAATCATACCCTGACTCTGACTGCAGCTCTGTTATAGATACAAGGTCTGAATTTGATTTTGACTTGGTAAAGGCTGCCAAGAAAAACAGATTATCACAAAATATATGCTATAATGTGACTCCCATACGACGTAATTCACTGTTTACCAAAGGACATCAGAGTTGCCGCATTGGAATCCGAGAGGGCCCATTAAACATTAAGAGTACACCATGTAGTGTCAAATCTATTGGAACGGTGAGAGCTCGAGATCATAAGGAAACCTTCAATGAAAGTTTTTCAGAAACAGTTTCCAGTGATGAAGGTAATTGAGCTAAGATTTATGTTAAATGATGCTTAAAAAACATCATATACAAAGTGACGAAAAGTTAATTTCATGTGCCTGGTATATAAACAGGTATAAACTTTGTTTGTGACACACATTTGATGTATTTGCTTTTATAGTCTATAAACTgttaagaaaaatgaaaaacatgttCAGATAACGTCTTACAAAAAATAAGCATCCGTTATATATAGTGAATAGATACCACAGTGTGCATTTAAGGACAATTAATGAATATTAATGTTCTCCTTTAAAAACATACTTATTTATTGTGAATATTGTTTAAACCTTGTGTAG
The window above is part of the Pecten maximus unplaced genomic scaffold, xPecMax1.1, whole genome shotgun sequence genome. Proteins encoded here:
- the LOC117319903 gene encoding telomere repeats-binding bouquet formation protein 1-like (The sequence of the model RefSeq protein was modified relative to this genomic sequence to represent the inferred CDS: added 1027 bases not found in genome assembly), which translates into the protein MEMRKETSEVKTDVKLLLECLQYQADNSAATKQALFTLASIFSNYEGAKDHFRSIGGLNYVFTIITSTTNSEVQESAFYCLGCCIENNVFCQKSLTTTSVFVYIHGILSDTQCPTRLKQTATFFLLNLVSNNGQGQTLVRNTGCLSDLLQLLRTSFPKTEVFNRRGTTESWFEDVGMTSVELWSSVASTLCMCVNNPRSDENQSRCGLELGFMFSLIQHCDNPSVLRPLLSLVGFTVASNACTQRQVRQCGGLMVLMARLKVAMDLALCQNSESDSHRAQINLAVTIAGTMDSCILDNVENAEDLSKGDAIPSMLQLLLLESMKQEDKLQVVLTLGHLLELSCESRVQIDAVTGLPDLVKLLTESEDEEFSKAVKYLLQMCIARNEKNSVEAEEESLDAVRRENGKKMLLKIDEISERLKAIEKEAEEKSLGLHQTGQGKETMKKTCCDAVSMTPQEKNLLFQLQQEREDRKRMESLAFQMHAPSPLFPQYGLMSRQCLSEENFPVQGQSFIESDRQRLHRQLLCCTPEILHHQNFNTEHLNMSRNCQEYPRRVQNVGCPVDHGSCVIAPDANTRIPITNHPGTQYNSRNANSLQEINADCETIHHYSEQPSSNTQIKSFPTKINPLKSYLLDHRGDRDRDNHCPESYENKRCSTSNINGLDLNKGQEGVSEIDQMADTTINDKCESSSRITSGKNIASSNLLYPDVGPEGLAQADREVKIHEEPMTVTSTSATDIPKRSTSSDHFTDSPLKISEKTPVKEKGRSSHPQESRTNVSSNVLTNKSQNSCSERNYSTSFTGDNNASCELNSSVAKSCSITKSEKNNVFVKPKPPPMASCYLTPVKRPVNTRMTPSLDSRCWSYSSVRSGPSLYPKSNLEESYPDSDCSSVIDTRSEFDFDLVKAAKKNRLSQNICYNVTPIRRNSLFTKGHQSCRIGIREGPLNIKSTPCSVKSIGTVRARDHKETFNESFSETVSSDEGSLTDGGADAESCGNSTKENLECCDSQKSCEELRVSKCPGD